In Henriciella litoralis, the genomic window AGGCAGCGGCAGTGGGCTGGTGCGTTCGACGATCCGCACCGGACGCGCCGGTTCGGGAAGAAGCGTCGCTTCGATCGGAGGGGTGTCGTAAGCGATCTCCGGCGGTTTGAAGGTCGCGCATCCCGAGAGCGCTGTCGCGGCGAGGAGGACCGTCATGGAGGCTTTGTTCAGGCGAAGTGTTTTTATCATTGGGCGGACTCCCTGGACCAGTTGATGGCGTTGACGAAGATGCCGAGCGGGTTTTTACGCAGGCGCTCGGCGTCGCGCGGCTGTTGCAGAACGATGGTGAGAATGGCGGTCCAGCGTTCGGTCGCGGCGAGCTGTCCGTTGGCGTAACGGCGCTCGATCCAGGCGATGCGGAAGCTGCTCTTGGAGGCGCGGATAACGCTGGAGACTTCGACGGAGATCTGCGTGTCGCCGACCTTGGCGAAGGGGTCGTTCACTCTGGCGTAGTCGTTGAGCGCCAGCGCGCCCTTGTCGGTCGTGAAGTCATAAGCATGCAACCAGTTCTGGCGCAGCACGATCGGATCGGCGGGAATCTGGCGCACATTCTCGATGAAACGCGAGAGGTGGTAAGCGATCTGCGGATCGGTCGGTCGGAAGTCGGCGGCGGCGGGCGTCACGGCTTGCGCCGCGCCGAGCCTGTCCACTTCGACGACATAGGGCGTGATCGTCCCTTGTGTGGACTGCCAGACCAGAGCAGCGCTAAGCCCGCCTGAGAGCAGCAACGAGCCGAACGCCATCAGTCGC contains:
- the trbF gene encoding conjugal transfer protein TrbF, yielding MFRRPSVRYSKTPEPVTPYQKAAQVWDERIGSSRVQARNWRLMAFGSLLLSGGLSAALVWQSTQGTITPYVVEVDRLGAAQAVTPAAADFRPTDPQIAYHLSRFIENVRQIPADPIVLRQNWLHAYDFTTDKGALALNDYARVNDPFAKVGDTQISVEVSSVIRASKSSFRIAWIERRYANGQLAATERWTAILTIVLQQPRDAERLRKNPLGIFVNAINWSRESAQ